In the Zingiber officinale cultivar Zhangliang chromosome 5A, Zo_v1.1, whole genome shotgun sequence genome, GattgttacttttttttttcaaaatatcattTTCTTAATATATATTTCGCTTGGgatcttaattttttcttattagTATTTAgttgtatttttataatttatatatcttACCTTTTTAAATCAACTAATTTCAAAAAATAACCAGTCCGACCTTACAAAATTTTCAATCAAATACTTGGTTAAATCTAAAAATTACAGATGATCCTAACAGACTTTCCAATATCACAAGTAATTTAAACACCACACATATATGTGATGTCAAACATGAAAATCGAACTCTTATTACGTGGGTGTCTATCTTATTGTTTACCATGACACTGAGCCCGGGGCCATGTAGTTGTTTGTTTTGAAAACATTATAcgggcagagagagagagagcggacataaaaactaaaaactaaggtATGAATATTAAATAGGAACTTGGATCACCGTAAGCAAAAGAAGTGGATCTAAACTAAATAATTCTTTGAGTCATAGATTATTAGATTCCTTCACATGATCCACTAGTtgaagaaataaaaacaaaagagaaagaggaggaaagaccggaaataataataataaaagacaaCTGAAGAGAAGGGAATAATACTATAAAGAGatgagaaaaaatagaaaaagtggATTGTATTGACTTTACTTATCTAATGGAACCGACATTATCAGATTTTAAAAAGACTTATGACTGACTGATTAAACAAATCAATATAGCAATGATAGAgctcttcttctcccttctctTAGTTTAATTCGTCTTAATTTATCTCTCTGTCTCTTGAGTCTATAAAAGGGATGTCTCTCCTTCAGCCTTGTCAATCCTCCATTTCCTCCAAAGCTTCGGCCTGCAGCTAGCCATGGCTTGCTCCAGCTTAATCAACAAGTGCTTCAGAGAATCATGGAGATGCATCAAGATTGGGCCATGGGGAGGCACCGGAGCCTGCAACTTTGATATTGGTCGATCTGCCTCCCAAATCAAAAAGGTCGTACTCCACACAGGAGACACCGTCGAACGTTTGGAGATCTCCTATGTTGTTGACGGGAATGAAGTCAAAACACACCCAATAGGCGGCAGTGGTGGTCAATCCCACGAGGTACGTGAAATGACCAACATTCTAGTTATATGGACTATCATTGCCAGTTTTAATTAGTTATTATATACATGTATCTTAGTTAGTCTTAACCATTTTATATATCGATTTTGAGATGTTGCAGTTCGAACTAATTCCTGGTGAATATATCAACTCGATGGTTGGGTCCGTCAAAACCTATCGTGGAGAAACTCGTATTTCTAAGCTCGAATTTAAGACCAACTTGGGGAAGAAACATGGACCTTTTGGGCACGGAGGTGGCACGGAGTTCACTGTTCCAGTCATGGACGGTCGAATTGTTGGATTCTTTGGCCAATCTGGTTGTTATCTAAATGGGATTGGAGTCTATTTGGCTCCTAATTAATTGACCATCTATTCAGTATTTCAAAATCTGCATGATCATCCATCCATTCTGCTGTCTTCTTCAGTACTTTGCTTCATCGTAGGATTggttttaaataaatttggtaGTTTCCGGTTATGGATCATCTGCCAACTTTAGTGTTTGGTGTTCAAGCTAGCTTGCTAGCTTCATTTGCTCTAATAAAATGTGTTTTTTATGAGTTTTAAttccattttttaatttttttggggAACGGTAAAAATATATAGAAACCAAGAAAGTTACATGAAAATTACATGTACAAGATGTCTACAAAACGGTAGATGAGTCTAGACTTGGAAGAACATTCTCTCAATACAAAGCACCTCACCTTCGAAACGAAGTCGGTTCCGAGTTTGCCATACAAGAAAAATCACACAAGTTGCCGCTAAATAGTGAGCCTTCGTCAACTGGCCTTTGCCTTGGAATTGTCTCTGGAAAACTCTAAACAAACTTCTTGCCGTATACATGGCTAGTTGGATGCCCAGCCATTTCCAAACCTTGTCCCAAAATTGTCTCGTGATAGGGAAACGAAAGAAAATATGATCATTTGACTCCACATCTTGCTGACATATGGAGAAATACTTATGAAGTTCAAACACCAATTTGTCTGTTGTCCTCAATTGCCAGTGAACAAGCAACCAACAACAAAACTGGTGTTTGGGGAGTAGATCGAATTTCCATAATTGGCACCCAAGAGACAGTCACTATTTGTGACTGGAAAAACAAATAGGCATTAGTTGTGTCATTCTTCTCTGCTGTAAACTACTCCTTTTTATCATATCGACCGGACCCCTCGGCTCCTTGGGTGGCCACACTAGCGGccaaactggcgaccccttatgtcgtcagctGACAACCCTTCGGTCGTGAcgttactcacaaggacttctcacccctggccagtggatttttgccttccccaggattcgaactctagatttCCAGgataaatactagagtttatgaatcctggtagcaaGTGAGtgtcactcacttggctaccaggattcataaactctagtatttaacctggagatctagagttcgaatcctgggaaaggcaaaaatccactggccaggggtgggaagtccttgtgagtaacgacacgaccgaatggtcgtcggttgacgacataaggggtcgccagttgggccgccattgtagccgcccaagggaccaaggttgggccgctagtgtggTCGCCCAAGGGGCctaggggccgggtcgttatagTAAACCACTCCAAAAGCTTCGTGTTGGCCTCCCCATAGCCACCTTCTCATTGCACAATTTGGCCATGAATGTAGACTAACATCTTGATCAAAGGAGAGGTCGACACTTTGCATTGTCATTGCTAAAAATCTACACCCCTGAGGTAATGGTGATGCACCCAACGAATCCAAAGTGAATCCTTCTTTGTTTGGATGTTCCATAATGTCCGGCATAGTAGAGCGTTGTTCCATATGCATGCAAGTCATGAATGACATAGTCTCCTTTGTTTTTGATAAACAAATAGTTTCTCATGAGATCAACGAATGTTTTGTGGACCAAACAAAAGAACTGCAGATTCCATAGAGCTTATCAATCACTCCACTTGGAATGGGGAGAATAGATAACCAATAGCATTCAATGCTTATAATACTGATCGAACTAGCTCCAAGCACCTTCCATCAGATAAAgtgtgtttcggccaagagatAATCTTCTTGGTCACCGCATCATGAAAGGATTCATAATTTGTAATCCGAAGCTTCACCATAGCTAAAGGAACACCAAGATACCTAAAGGGCAAAATACCCTCTTGAAAACATGTAATTTTTAGAAGCTCACCGTTTGTTTGTTCATCTACACCCGCTATGTACTTATTGGACTTCAACGGATTAGCTTGAAGCCTTGCTTTGTCTCAAAAGTCCTTCAAACAATCGGTGATTATAGAGATAGTGGATGCATCCGCCCTtggtattttcttttaaaaacagATTTTCTTTATTTCAAATAGAAAGTGAATTTTGATCTAGTTTACGTAGAGAACTATGCTTATTCtaagtattatgaaaaataaattattattttttataaagacgGTTTcatttagaaagaaaaaaaaaaccttttctaAGGATATTTAATATTCTGTCAACGTCGAATCTTCAAAGTATCATTTTTTTGAGAGCGTATCTCAGTGGTAGTTCGGGTTAGAGAGCGTATCTCAGTGGTAGTTCGGGTTAATTCTTCCAAACTGAGGATTTGAAGTTTATCCATCAAGTACTTAAtatttatatatctatatttaTCTCATTTTATATCTCTCTGTAAAGTTAATAACAGAAACTGTTAAGTTAATAAGTCTATCTTTCAAAGTATCATTTTGTTTTCCCAGGATATATCACAAATGATAAGGGTATGATGATATTTCTGACATAATAattaggggtcgattctcagaatTGATAATCTAAGATTTACTTTATCATACACCTAATACCTATGTACCTATATTTAACTTCTTTTTATATTTATGAGATCGATACTAAGAAATCgttacatttttttttcaaaatatcattTTCTTAATATATATTTCATTTGGGATCTTAGTTTTTTCTTATTAGTATTTAGttgtttttttataatttatatatctaACTTTTTAAatcgattaattttaaaaaataactggTCCGGCCT is a window encoding:
- the LOC121983185 gene encoding protein GOS9-like, which translates into the protein MACSSLINKCFRESWRCIKIGPWGGTGACNFDIGRSASQIKKVVLHTGDTVERLEISYVVDGNEVKTHPIGGSGGQSHEFELIPGEYINSMVGSVKTYRGETRISKLEFKTNLGKKHGPFGHGGGTEFTVPVMDGRIVGFFGQSGCYLNGIGVYLAPN